A region from the Nocardioides exalbidus genome encodes:
- a CDS encoding TetR/AcrR family transcriptional regulator — MSSPTSTARRDPQQVRSHETVEAILLAADHEIGERGLAGASTTRIAARAGLSVGALYRFFRDKEAIADALAARYLDAVTPAYADALGAVTSVADLDGVLAELVRRAADLQERHPGYYRLTEELAPERGDSPAHHVREHLVDLFAAALRGAGVRTPDDDLRRAVDLCIETVRHTLARHPAGDPARQVTLAEVEVMLGAYLAARLA, encoded by the coding sequence ATGAGCAGCCCCACGAGCACGGCCCGGCGCGACCCGCAGCAGGTGCGCTCGCACGAGACCGTCGAGGCGATCCTGCTGGCCGCCGACCACGAGATCGGCGAGCGGGGCCTGGCCGGTGCGAGCACCACCCGCATCGCGGCGCGCGCCGGGCTGTCGGTCGGCGCGCTCTACCGCTTCTTCCGTGACAAGGAGGCGATCGCGGACGCGCTCGCCGCGCGCTACCTCGACGCGGTGACCCCGGCGTACGCCGACGCGCTGGGCGCCGTCACGTCGGTGGCCGACCTGGACGGTGTGCTCGCCGAGCTCGTGCGGCGGGCCGCCGACCTCCAGGAGCGGCACCCGGGCTACTACCGGCTCACCGAGGAGCTCGCCCCCGAGCGGGGCGACTCCCCGGCACACCACGTGCGCGAGCACCTGGTCGACCTGTTCGCGGCGGCGCTGCGCGGCGCCGGCGTCCGCACCCCGGACGACGACCTGCGCCGCGCCGTCGACCTCTGCATCGAGACGGTGCGCCACACGCTCGCCCGGCACCCGGCCGGTGATCCGGCGCGGCAGGTGACGCTCGCCGAGGTCGAGGTCATGCTGGGGGCCTACCTCGCCGCCCGTCTGGCTTAG
- a CDS encoding ABC transporter ATP-binding protein — MTRLAATGLTLGYDDRVVVDALDVEILEGRVTTIVGANACGKSTLLRGLARLLKPRAGTVLLDDRPLDVLSTLEVAQVLGVLPQTPVAPDGITVGDLVGRGRHPHQGWFRRWTEADETAVADALDATGTEDLVARPLRELSGGQRQRVWVAMALAQQTDVLLLDEPTTYLDLNHQVELLRLLRELNHRSGKTIVVVLHELNLAARFSDHMVAMADGRIVAQGAPGEVVTADLVRDVFGLDCLVVPDPVAGSPLVVPL, encoded by the coding sequence ATGACCAGGCTCGCCGCGACAGGACTCACCCTCGGCTACGACGACCGCGTCGTCGTCGACGCGCTCGACGTCGAGATCCTCGAGGGCCGGGTGACCACCATCGTCGGCGCCAACGCCTGCGGGAAGTCGACCCTGCTGCGCGGGCTGGCCCGCCTGCTGAAGCCGCGCGCGGGCACGGTGCTCCTCGACGACCGCCCGCTCGACGTCCTCTCCACGCTCGAGGTCGCCCAGGTGCTCGGGGTGCTCCCCCAGACCCCCGTGGCACCCGACGGCATCACGGTCGGCGACCTCGTGGGGCGCGGCCGGCACCCGCACCAGGGCTGGTTCCGTCGCTGGACGGAGGCGGACGAGACGGCGGTGGCCGACGCGCTCGATGCGACCGGCACCGAGGACCTCGTCGCCCGGCCGCTGCGCGAGCTCTCCGGCGGCCAGCGCCAGCGCGTGTGGGTGGCGATGGCCCTGGCCCAGCAGACCGACGTGCTGCTGCTCGACGAGCCGACGACCTACCTCGACCTCAACCACCAGGTCGAGCTGCTGCGCCTGCTCCGCGAGCTCAACCACCGCAGCGGCAAGACGATCGTCGTCGTGCTCCACGAGCTCAACCTCGCCGCGCGCTTCTCCGACCACATGGTCGCCATGGCCGACGGCCGCATCGTCGCGCAGGGAGCGCCCGGCGAGGTCGTGACCGCCGACCTCGTCCGCGACGTCTTCGGGCTCGACTGTCTCGTCGTGCCGGACCCGGTCGCCGGAAGCCCGCTCGTCGTGCCGCTCTGA
- a CDS encoding FecCD family ABC transporter permease: MSAHTDTPTRQQAGQPSTLDALRAVRRSRWRRGLLVTAALGLLALGLFVVTLVVGSFRLSLAEVFGSVTHLVDDAAVDFIVRDLRLPVAVSALCVGAALGASGTIFQQLLRNPLASPDFVGVSAGASVAAVAGIVLFNASSLTTCLLALGGAVAGSLMMYLLAWRDGVSGYRFILIGIGVAATFEGITGYLLTRATVFDAREAIHWLTGTVGRADDAQQYTLAAALVVLLPIAVALQRQLRLLELGDDTARGLGGRTELAKVGLIGLAVLLVALATAVAGPIAFVALVAGPVAQRLLGPAAGGVLPAALVGAALLLGADLVATQLLPVALPTGVVTGALGAPYLVWLLATANREGQGG, encoded by the coding sequence GTGAGCGCGCACACCGACACCCCCACGCGCCAGCAGGCCGGGCAGCCCTCGACCCTCGACGCCCTGCGTGCCGTACGACGATCACGCTGGCGCCGCGGCCTGCTGGTCACCGCCGCCCTCGGCCTGCTCGCCCTCGGCCTGTTCGTCGTGACCCTGGTCGTCGGGAGCTTCCGGCTCAGCCTCGCCGAGGTGTTCGGCTCGGTCACCCACCTCGTCGACGACGCCGCGGTGGACTTCATCGTGCGCGACCTCCGGCTGCCGGTCGCGGTGTCCGCACTGTGCGTCGGTGCGGCCCTCGGCGCCTCCGGCACGATCTTCCAGCAGCTGCTGCGCAACCCCCTCGCCTCGCCCGACTTCGTGGGCGTCTCGGCGGGCGCCTCGGTCGCCGCGGTTGCGGGGATCGTGCTCTTCAACGCCAGCAGCCTCACCACCTGCCTGCTGGCGCTGGGCGGAGCCGTCGCCGGCTCGCTGATGATGTACCTCCTCGCCTGGCGCGACGGCGTCAGCGGCTACCGCTTCATCCTGATCGGCATCGGGGTGGCCGCGACCTTCGAGGGGATCACCGGCTACCTCCTGACCCGGGCCACCGTCTTCGACGCCCGCGAGGCGATCCACTGGCTCACCGGCACGGTCGGACGCGCGGACGACGCGCAGCAGTACACCCTCGCCGCGGCACTCGTCGTGCTCCTCCCGATCGCCGTGGCACTCCAGCGCCAGCTGCGCCTGCTCGAGCTCGGCGACGACACTGCTCGCGGGCTCGGCGGCCGCACCGAGCTCGCCAAGGTCGGTCTGATCGGCCTCGCGGTGCTCCTCGTCGCGCTCGCCACCGCTGTCGCCGGCCCGATCGCGTTCGTCGCGCTCGTCGCTGGACCTGTTGCGCAGCGGCTGCTCGGGCCCGCCGCGGGCGGCGTTCTCCCAGCCGCGCTGGTCGGCGCCGCGCTCCTGCTCGGCGCTGACCTCGTCGCGACCCAGCTCCTGCCGGTGGCCCTGCCCACCGGTGTCGTCACCGGCGCGCTCGGCGCGCCCTACCTCGTGTGGCTGCTCGCCACCGCCAACCGGGAAGGACAGGGCGGATGA
- a CDS encoding FecCD family ABC transporter permease: protein MSTDSSRRAPLLGAGLVGLLVLIVVLAFVSLTQGSRDIAFADAMHALLTLRSGDTMDGTVTLELRVPRTILGVVVGAALGLSGAVLQGVTRNPLADPGIMGITSGAALFVVVAIAWLGITDVQGYVWFGMAGALVATVVVYTIASFGREGATPVKLALAGVAVTAGFGSVTSAVMVTRTDVLDQIRFWQVGSLAGRYEPVVLGVAPFLAVGIVAALACGRTLNGLALGEDTARGLGIDVRRARWATFAVVTLLAGAATAACGPIVFVGLVIPHVARFVCGPDYRWILPYSLALGPIVLLVADIVGRVIARPGEVQVGVLLCVLGAPVFIAVVRWGRLAEL, encoded by the coding sequence GTGTCGACCGACTCCTCACGGCGGGCCCCGCTCCTCGGAGCGGGGCTCGTCGGGCTCCTCGTCCTGATCGTCGTGCTGGCGTTCGTCAGCCTGACGCAGGGGTCGCGCGACATCGCGTTCGCGGACGCCATGCACGCCCTGCTGACCCTCCGGTCGGGCGACACCATGGACGGCACGGTGACCCTGGAGCTGCGGGTGCCCCGCACCATCCTCGGTGTCGTCGTCGGAGCTGCGCTCGGCCTGTCCGGCGCCGTGCTCCAGGGCGTCACCCGCAACCCGCTCGCCGACCCGGGCATCATGGGCATCACCTCCGGAGCCGCACTCTTCGTGGTCGTCGCGATCGCCTGGCTCGGCATCACCGACGTCCAGGGCTACGTGTGGTTCGGCATGGCCGGAGCCCTCGTCGCCACCGTGGTCGTCTACACGATCGCCTCCTTCGGCCGCGAAGGGGCGACCCCGGTCAAGCTCGCGCTCGCCGGCGTGGCCGTCACCGCGGGCTTCGGGTCGGTGACGAGCGCGGTGATGGTGACCCGCACGGACGTGCTCGACCAGATCCGGTTCTGGCAGGTCGGGTCGCTGGCGGGTCGCTACGAGCCCGTCGTGCTCGGTGTCGCGCCGTTCCTCGCGGTCGGCATCGTCGCGGCGCTCGCCTGCGGTCGTACCCTCAACGGACTCGCGCTCGGCGAGGACACCGCGCGCGGCCTGGGCATCGACGTACGACGCGCCCGCTGGGCGACCTTCGCCGTGGTGACGCTGCTCGCCGGCGCGGCCACGGCGGCATGCGGTCCGATCGTCTTCGTGGGACTGGTCATCCCCCACGTCGCGCGCTTCGTGTGCGGGCCGGACTACCGATGGATCCTCCCCTACTCCCTCGCCCTCGGCCCGATCGTCCTGCTCGTCGCCGACATCGTGGGCCGCGTGATCGCCCGTCCCGGCGAGGTCCAGGTCGGCGTGCTCCTGTGCGTGCTGGGCGCGCCCGTCTTCATCGCGGTCGTGCGATGGGGAAGGCTGGCCGAGCTGTGA
- a CDS encoding ABC transporter substrate-binding protein yields the protein MTSRFRAAALVAASLALPLSACADPSEAEPETAADAPSGPWSFTDGSGEEVALDETPTRIIAHGAAARALMSFGIRPVAIYADESVETDPNLRDLDLDGIEILGEEWGKIDVEKAASLRPDLIVADWWPAEEAHSGVEEGVEAKSKKIAELAPMVGATQGDSILTLAETYEDLAESLGADVDDPAIAADKERFEEVRAEFEEVATSRDDLSVYAMSPYEDQVYVANPEYAPELLDFIAWGLDLKAPDSPDADFPYWETLSMENADKYQPDLILWDDRDDLDNVGELNADYGRTQPTWFSVKAAEAGAVASWPAFWLHTYGDYATQLEELTDAIRDADGAVGD from the coding sequence ATGACCAGCAGATTCCGCGCCGCGGCCCTCGTCGCCGCCTCGCTCGCCCTCCCCCTCAGCGCCTGCGCCGACCCCTCGGAGGCCGAGCCCGAGACCGCCGCCGATGCGCCGAGCGGTCCCTGGAGCTTCACCGACGGCTCCGGCGAGGAGGTCGCGCTCGACGAGACCCCGACCCGGATCATCGCCCACGGCGCCGCAGCCCGGGCGCTGATGTCGTTCGGGATCAGGCCCGTCGCCATCTACGCCGACGAGTCGGTCGAGACCGACCCCAACCTGCGCGACCTCGACCTCGACGGCATCGAGATCCTGGGCGAGGAGTGGGGCAAGATCGACGTCGAGAAGGCCGCCTCGCTGCGCCCCGACCTCATCGTCGCCGACTGGTGGCCCGCCGAGGAAGCGCACTCGGGTGTCGAGGAGGGCGTCGAGGCCAAGAGCAAGAAGATCGCCGAGCTCGCGCCGATGGTCGGCGCGACGCAGGGCGACTCGATCCTCACCCTCGCCGAGACCTACGAGGACCTCGCCGAGAGCCTCGGCGCCGACGTCGACGACCCCGCGATCGCCGCCGACAAGGAGCGCTTCGAGGAGGTGCGCGCGGAGTTCGAGGAGGTCGCGACGTCCCGCGACGACCTCAGCGTCTACGCGATGTCGCCCTACGAGGACCAGGTCTACGTCGCGAACCCGGAGTACGCCCCCGAGCTGCTCGACTTCATCGCGTGGGGCCTCGACCTGAAGGCGCCCGACTCCCCCGACGCCGACTTCCCCTACTGGGAGACGCTGAGCATGGAGAACGCGGACAAGTACCAGCCCGACCTGATCCTCTGGGACGACCGCGATGACCTCGACAACGTCGGCGAGCTCAACGCCGACTACGGCAGGACCCAGCCGACCTGGTTCTCCGTCAAGGCCGCCGAGGCCGGCGCGGTGGCGTCGTGGCCGGCGTTCTGGCTGCACACCTACGGTGACTACGCCACGCAGCTCGAGGAGCTCACCGACGCGATCCGCGACGCCGACGGCGCCGTCGGCGACTGA
- a CDS encoding M28 family metallopeptidase, which translates to MSRRPTSDPRSGRQRLALALTPALLAVGGCTDDGAPVPSPGALSSQPSSSSSPPSRSPSATPSQTSTPSPPPTAEPVAPDDLDAATAPAVVRHLAGRIGPREGTSPAFREAVAWVDDRFTALGYDVSRQRVDVPAGVSWQGASLAAGRSANVVAAPPGFDAAEPHLVVGAHLDTVSGAPGAEDNASGVGVLLAVAEAIAERRTRLPVVLVAFGAEEPRGAGDALHHFGSRHYVASLTRAERGAVRGMVSLDRVGVGSVVPVGSARESASEPDPVHRALLAAARGAGVPTVAEVRERSSDHWSFVRAGLPAARLGSTPYAGYHSPGDVPSVVERAQLERVGRVVLAWLAPRA; encoded by the coding sequence ATGAGCCGCCGGCCGACGTCCGACCCGAGGTCCGGACGGCAGCGCCTCGCGCTCGCCCTGACGCCCGCCCTGCTGGCAGTCGGCGGCTGCACCGACGACGGAGCACCGGTGCCGTCGCCCGGCGCGCTGTCGTCACAGCCGTCGTCGTCCTCGTCACCCCCGAGTCGGTCCCCGAGTGCGACCCCGTCGCAGACGTCGACGCCCAGCCCGCCGCCGACGGCAGAGCCGGTCGCTCCCGACGACCTCGACGCGGCGACGGCCCCGGCCGTGGTCCGGCACCTCGCGGGCCGCATCGGCCCTCGTGAGGGGACCAGCCCGGCGTTCCGCGAGGCCGTCGCGTGGGTCGACGACCGCTTCACGGCACTGGGGTACGACGTCTCCCGCCAGCGCGTCGACGTACCTGCCGGGGTGTCGTGGCAGGGTGCGTCGCTCGCGGCCGGCCGGTCCGCCAACGTGGTCGCCGCGCCACCCGGCTTCGACGCCGCGGAACCGCACCTGGTCGTCGGCGCCCACCTCGACACGGTGTCGGGGGCGCCCGGTGCGGAGGACAACGCGTCGGGCGTCGGTGTGCTGCTCGCGGTCGCCGAGGCGATCGCGGAGCGGCGTACGCGCCTCCCGGTCGTCCTCGTCGCCTTCGGTGCCGAGGAGCCGCGCGGAGCAGGCGACGCGCTGCACCACTTCGGCTCGCGGCACTACGTCGCCTCCCTCACGCGAGCCGAGCGCGGGGCCGTGCGGGGGATGGTCTCGCTGGACCGCGTCGGCGTGGGCAGCGTGGTGCCCGTCGGGTCGGCGAGGGAGTCGGCGTCGGAGCCCGACCCGGTCCACCGGGCGCTCCTCGCCGCCGCGCGCGGTGCGGGCGTGCCGACCGTGGCCGAGGTCCGCGAGAGGAGCAGCGACCACTGGTCGTTCGTGCGGGCGGGGCTGCCGGCGGCCCGGCTCGGCTCCACGCCCTACGCGGGCTACCACTCCCCGGGAGACGTGCCGTCCGTCGTCGAGCGGGCCCAGCTCGAGCGGGTGGGCCGGGTCGTGCTGGCGTGGCTCGCGCCGAGGGCCTAG
- a CDS encoding CapA family protein, with protein sequence MRGVARSRARRPIRAALLLAGLLTTSACSAPDEPAATAPRSEAPTTTATPSTAPSEEPAAASPPRPMTIALAGDVHFEGALRERLRAPASALTPASTALRAADLAIVNLETSIGSGGAPDPAKRFTFSAGPAALTALAAAGVDVATMANNHALDHGRDRLPSTFRAISAARRADPSLEVIGIGQDADEAFRPAVIEVDGTSVATVTASLADQDPTADPTGAWAATDASAGIADAIDPARLLAAVRRADRAADVVVAYLHWGVQGDRCPSEDQRTLARRLVGAGADVVAGTHAHRLQGDGRLGPGYVAYGLGNFAWYSPGPTGVLTLTVRPPAESAGRARVTASQWWPAEIGADGLASQVRGSAADAFDAERAALRTCAGLGGG encoded by the coding sequence ATGAGGGGGGTCGCCAGGTCGCGGGCACGACGCCCGATCCGGGCTGCGCTCCTCCTCGCGGGCCTCCTGACCACCTCCGCCTGCTCCGCGCCGGACGAGCCCGCCGCCACCGCGCCCCGCAGCGAGGCGCCGACCACGACCGCCACGCCCTCCACGGCTCCGTCGGAGGAGCCGGCCGCCGCGTCTCCGCCCCGGCCGATGACCATCGCCCTCGCCGGGGACGTCCACTTCGAGGGCGCGCTGCGCGAGCGCCTGCGTGCACCCGCGAGCGCGCTCACACCGGCCTCGACGGCGCTCCGGGCGGCCGACCTGGCCATCGTCAACCTGGAGACCTCGATCGGCTCCGGTGGTGCTCCCGACCCGGCCAAGCGGTTCACGTTCTCCGCCGGGCCCGCCGCCCTCACCGCGCTGGCCGCGGCCGGGGTCGACGTCGCCACGATGGCCAACAACCACGCCCTCGACCACGGTCGCGACCGGCTCCCGAGCACGTTCCGCGCGATCTCCGCCGCGCGGCGTGCCGACCCGTCGCTCGAGGTCATCGGCATCGGCCAGGACGCCGATGAGGCCTTCCGGCCGGCCGTCATCGAGGTCGACGGCACGAGTGTCGCCACGGTCACGGCCTCCCTCGCCGACCAGGACCCGACCGCCGACCCGACCGGCGCGTGGGCCGCCACGGACGCCTCCGCCGGGATCGCCGACGCCATCGACCCGGCGCGCCTGCTGGCAGCCGTGCGACGGGCCGACCGCGCGGCGGACGTCGTGGTGGCCTACCTCCACTGGGGCGTCCAGGGCGACAGGTGCCCGAGCGAGGACCAGCGCACCCTCGCCCGCCGGCTGGTCGGAGCCGGTGCCGACGTCGTCGCGGGCACCCACGCCCACCGGCTCCAGGGCGACGGCCGCCTCGGCCCGGGCTACGTGGCCTACGGCCTGGGCAACTTCGCGTGGTACTCCCCCGGACCCACCGGGGTCCTCACCCTCACCGTGCGCCCACCGGCCGAGTCCGCCGGCCGGGCCCGCGTCACCGCCTCGCAGTGGTGGCCAGCGGAGATCGGCGCGGACGGTCTCGCCTCGCAGGTGCGCGGGTCGGCTGCCGACGCCTTCGACGCGGAGCGTGCCGCGCTCCGCACCTGCGCCGGGCTCGGCGGGGGCTAG
- a CDS encoding DMT family transporter, which translates to MAVLLSLVAALAYGLSDFVGGLTSRRTSAWPVAFVGTASSFVGAVVLVLLTGGDPTAADLWWGALAGVGSGAGGAFLYRGLAAGRMGVVAPISAVGAALLPVAVGVATGERPALLVWLGILAAVPGIWLVSREPGGSGDLAAGIVDGVLAGLGFGLLFAAMGQVPESAGFAPLAVAQAVGTVCVAVTATALGGRWVPGERSQAWGVVAGLLATAAAVAFLLATQTGLLTIASVVTSLYPAITIALAAALLRERIHGPQGLGLLLCGVAVSLVAAA; encoded by the coding sequence ATGGCAGTCCTGCTCTCCCTCGTGGCCGCGCTCGCCTACGGGCTCTCGGACTTCGTCGGCGGCCTCACCTCGCGCCGTACGTCGGCCTGGCCGGTCGCCTTCGTGGGCACCGCGTCGTCGTTCGTGGGCGCCGTCGTCCTGGTCCTGCTCACCGGGGGCGACCCGACCGCGGCCGACCTCTGGTGGGGTGCGCTCGCGGGCGTCGGGTCGGGCGCGGGCGGCGCGTTCCTCTACCGCGGCCTGGCGGCCGGCCGGATGGGTGTCGTCGCGCCGATCTCGGCCGTGGGCGCGGCGCTGCTGCCGGTCGCCGTCGGGGTCGCGACCGGCGAGCGACCCGCGCTCCTCGTGTGGCTGGGGATCCTGGCGGCGGTGCCGGGCATCTGGCTGGTGAGCCGCGAGCCCGGCGGCTCCGGTGACCTCGCGGCCGGGATCGTCGACGGCGTGCTGGCAGGTCTCGGCTTCGGCCTGCTCTTCGCGGCGATGGGCCAGGTGCCCGAGTCCGCCGGCTTCGCCCCGCTCGCGGTCGCGCAGGCGGTCGGGACGGTCTGCGTGGCCGTGACGGCGACAGCGCTCGGCGGCCGCTGGGTCCCGGGCGAGCGGTCGCAGGCGTGGGGTGTCGTCGCGGGCCTGCTCGCGACGGCGGCCGCGGTCGCCTTCCTCCTCGCCACCCAGACCGGGCTGCTCACCATCGCCTCGGTGGTCACCTCGCTCTACCCCGCGATCACGATCGCCCTCGCAGCCGCCCTGCTGCGTGAGCGGATCCACGGCCCGCAGGGGCTCGGGCTGCTCCTGTGCGGCGTGGCCGTGTCGCTCGTCGCTGCTGCCTGA
- a CDS encoding DUF456 domain-containing protein gives MTTLDVLVGIAIAIGIAGIIVPVLPGTLLVLGAILVWAVQVGTTTGWVVFAVATVLLAAGTVVKYLVPGRRLKASGVPNRTLLVGALLAFVGFFVVPVVGMFIGFVLGVYVAERARVGGAQAWPSTVGALKAVGVSILIELVAAFLAAVTWAVGVATT, from the coding sequence GTGACCACACTCGACGTCCTGGTCGGCATCGCCATCGCCATCGGCATCGCCGGCATCATCGTGCCGGTGCTGCCGGGCACGCTGCTCGTCCTGGGCGCGATCCTGGTGTGGGCCGTCCAGGTCGGGACGACGACCGGCTGGGTGGTGTTCGCCGTCGCGACCGTGCTGCTCGCGGCGGGCACCGTGGTGAAGTACCTCGTCCCGGGGCGGCGGCTCAAGGCCTCCGGCGTCCCGAACCGCACGCTCCTCGTCGGCGCGCTGCTCGCCTTCGTCGGCTTCTTCGTGGTTCCGGTCGTCGGCATGTTCATCGGCTTCGTGCTCGGCGTCTACGTCGCCGAGCGCGCCCGCGTCGGCGGTGCGCAGGCGTGGCCCTCCACCGTGGGCGCGCTGAAGGCGGTCGGCGTCTCGATCCTCATCGAGCTCGTGGCCGCCTTCCTGGCCGCGGTGACCTGGGCCGTCGGCGTGGCGACCACCTGA
- a CDS encoding MFS transporter codes for MTIRSRSAASSTALPDELPPDATRVATGIAIVLVAQLMLVLDATVVNVALPRIDADLGFGPAALSWVLNAYALAFGGLLLLGGRLGDVRGRRRLFLVGLGVFTFASLLGGLAQSPTQLVLARAAQGIGAAMAAPSVLALLTTNAPDEAARNRALALFGAVSSGGASIGLVLGGLLTDVASWRWTLFINVPIGLAVLLLTPRFVHETPRREGRFDVVGALTSTVGAVSVVWALVGAPEHGWLSARTLGMLLVGALSLALLVRTERRHPHPLIRPSLLADRRRVAALVVMGFVIAGQLSMFFLTVQYTQRALGMGPLATGFAFLPFSIGIFTMSRLTPSLLARHGAGRLIPVGAALLLTGFVLLSRVSESSTYVAGVLPSMILSGIGGALVFMPVTATVLSGVEHEHAGSASGLLQTVQQLGAAVGVAIVASVYAVGAEPESFVPGARAAYLTSATFAAIALVVALATLARIRRGAAPAPEVEDERVPVPDLAA; via the coding sequence GTGACCATCCGTTCCCGCTCCGCCGCCTCGTCCACGGCACTGCCCGACGAGCTGCCGCCCGACGCCACCCGTGTCGCCACCGGCATCGCCATCGTCCTGGTCGCCCAGCTCATGCTCGTGCTGGACGCGACCGTCGTGAACGTCGCGCTCCCCCGCATCGACGCCGACCTCGGCTTCGGTCCCGCCGCGCTGTCGTGGGTGCTCAACGCCTACGCCCTCGCGTTCGGCGGCCTGCTGCTCCTCGGCGGCCGGCTCGGCGACGTCCGCGGCCGTCGTCGCCTCTTCCTCGTCGGCCTCGGCGTCTTCACCTTCGCCTCCCTCCTGGGCGGCCTCGCCCAGTCACCCACCCAGCTCGTGCTCGCCCGCGCGGCCCAGGGCATCGGTGCCGCGATGGCTGCACCCAGCGTGCTGGCCCTGCTGACCACCAACGCCCCCGACGAGGCCGCTCGCAACCGCGCACTCGCGCTGTTCGGAGCAGTCTCGTCCGGTGGCGCCTCCATCGGCCTGGTGCTCGGCGGGCTCCTCACCGACGTCGCCTCGTGGCGCTGGACGCTCTTCATCAACGTCCCGATCGGCCTCGCCGTGCTGCTCCTCACCCCGCGCTTCGTCCACGAGACCCCGCGTCGCGAGGGCCGCTTCGACGTGGTCGGAGCGCTCACGTCGACCGTCGGCGCCGTCTCGGTCGTCTGGGCACTCGTCGGTGCGCCCGAGCACGGCTGGCTCTCCGCCCGCACGCTCGGCATGCTCCTCGTCGGCGCGCTGAGCCTCGCCCTGCTCGTCCGCACCGAGCGCCGCCACCCGCACCCGCTCATCCGGCCCAGCCTCCTCGCCGACCGGCGTCGGGTCGCTGCCCTGGTCGTCATGGGCTTCGTGATCGCGGGCCAGCTCTCGATGTTCTTCCTCACCGTGCAGTACACCCAGCGCGCCCTCGGCATGGGACCGCTCGCGACCGGCTTCGCGTTCCTGCCGTTCAGCATCGGGATCTTCACGATGTCGCGACTCACGCCATCGCTGCTCGCCCGCCACGGCGCGGGCCGGCTGATCCCGGTCGGCGCGGCGCTGCTGCTCACCGGCTTCGTCCTGCTGAGCCGGGTCAGCGAGTCCTCGACTTACGTCGCCGGCGTCCTGCCCTCGATGATCCTGTCCGGCATCGGTGGTGCCCTGGTCTTCATGCCGGTCACCGCCACCGTGCTGTCCGGCGTGGAGCACGAGCACGCGGGCTCCGCCTCGGGCCTGCTCCAGACCGTGCAGCAGCTCGGCGCGGCCGTGGGCGTCGCGATCGTCGCGTCGGTCTACGCGGTCGGCGCGGAGCCCGAGAGCTTCGTCCCCGGGGCGCGCGCGGCCTACCTCACGAGCGCGACGTTCGCCGCGATCGCCCTCGTGGTCGCGCTCGCGACGCTGGCCCGGATCCGTCGCGGCGCAGCGCCGGCTCCCGAGGTCGAGGACGAGCGGGTGCCCGTGCCCGACCTGGCCGCCTGA
- a CDS encoding TetR/AcrR family transcriptional regulator: MRADAKRNRDLIVESAREVFREQGYNASLDLVAKRAGVGAGTLYRHFPSREDLVNAVMQVWVDRVEEATEKVLAFEGPPRELLDQWLLTYAELISLHKGGAAKITAAMVQPDSPIAPKCKVLRDATSRVTDRLHEEGVLREGITPEDVCRLVGGVATVADGAEQPVSEIEPLLKVLAAGMAR; the protein is encoded by the coding sequence GTGCGAGCCGATGCCAAGCGCAACCGCGACCTGATCGTGGAGAGCGCCCGCGAGGTCTTCCGGGAGCAGGGCTACAACGCCTCGCTCGACCTCGTCGCCAAGCGCGCGGGCGTCGGGGCCGGCACCCTCTACCGGCACTTCCCGTCGCGCGAGGACCTGGTCAACGCGGTCATGCAGGTGTGGGTCGACCGGGTCGAGGAGGCCACCGAGAAGGTCCTCGCCTTCGAGGGCCCGCCGCGCGAGCTGCTCGACCAGTGGTTGCTGACCTACGCCGAGCTGATCAGCCTCCACAAGGGTGGTGCGGCCAAGATCACCGCCGCGATGGTGCAGCCCGACTCGCCCATCGCGCCCAAGTGCAAGGTGCTGCGCGACGCGACCAGCCGCGTCACCGACCGCCTCCACGAGGAGGGCGTCCTGCGCGAGGGCATCACCCCCGAGGACGTGTGCCGCCTGGTGGGCGGCGTGGCCACGGTGGCCGACGGCGCCGAGCAGCCGGTGAGCGAGATCGAGCCGCTCCTGAAGGTCCTCGCCGCCGGGATGGCCCGCTGA
- a CDS encoding DUF7455 domain-containing protein: protein MNRNEADVTTATAPTQAVLTAGDRCDRCGAQAYLRVELQSGGELLFCAHHAREHGEKLREVAATVHDETHKLETPTTPVADDEA from the coding sequence ATGAACAGAAATGAGGCTGACGTGACCACTGCCACCGCACCCACCCAGGCCGTCCTGACGGCCGGTGACCGCTGCGACCGCTGCGGCGCCCAGGCCTACCTCCGCGTGGAGCTCCAGTCGGGTGGTGAGCTGCTCTTCTGCGCCCACCACGCCCGCGAGCACGGCGAGAAGCTTCGCGAGGTCGCGGCGACCGTCCACGACGAGACCCACAAGCTCGAGACCCCGACCACCCCGGTCGCGGACGACGAGGCCTGA